The Plasmodium vinckei vinckei genome assembly, chromosome: PVVCY_09 genome includes the window tcctTATGAATggaatacaaaaaaatattgtattttatgaaaaaggGAATATCAAGTtggttataaaaattgggTAAATCTTTGAAATTGGGGTtaagaagaaataaattttgaaagaacttaaaaaaattaacaaaaaaatataatatacataaatggCACTGGCAATTTTTGCCAAGTGTAATGAAAGTAGGTGTTATGACAAATTTCCTATGACATAGTTTGaagataaatttatttaatttcaGATTTCCTTTGAGATAAGGTtttgattatatttttcatttatttgttgATATATCGAAACAATATTTTGATTaagattttttaaagaagaATTTTCATCTTGGATATGATTACTTAGCTGCACACCTATAATAATTTCATCATAtgtttgttttaatttttcataatcataatttgtaatatttaGACTTTTTTTCCCATTTTTTAGTATTaaactatatttattattgtatacattttttaaaatatttgctAAAActtgaatatttttaaataatattacatttaaataatttaattttaaaatagtattaattttatcgtTTAATTTGTTGGTTTCcatttgtaatattttactAATATCTGTGTAAACTAGttctatttgttttttcttttgatTCATGTTTTCATATAAGTACGATGTGGTTGGTGAGGGGGAAGTGGCAATGGTAGTACTAGTGTGTATTGGTGAGGTGGCAGTGGTTGTATGTACTGGTGAGGTGGCAGTGGTTGTATGTACTGGTGAGGTGGCAATGGTAGTACTAGTGTGTATTGGTGATGTTGCTGCGTTGGCGTATTGTATAATTCCATCGGTTCCTTTTATTGATAAACTTTTTGAAATTGGCAAAAAGTGGTTTTCCTCAATTTTAACATAAGAGGAATAATTTTGTACACTTTGATAAGGGATAGATGAAGCAGGATTAGAGTTATTTAGAGTAAGGGGAATagtattttgtttttccaGGTCTTTTAGATTTtgattatcattattttgagCTATAGTAGGAACGTTTTGAGTGTTTGATTCTTTTTGATTAGCGTATAGGAGATCGTTTAAATattgtgtatttttatttaattttgttttttttttttttaaaagatttagtaaataattatgattaatttttaattgttctttattattttcttctgcCTTAACAACTTtgattaaattattaattatatcatttttttttttaattaagttattatatttatgtctAATTATGTTTGTAAATAATTCCATAAGtttatttatcataatatCGCTAGTAtggtttattattttgaattttatatttttttttttaaaatgataaatataattatttggaTTAGTAATAATTTCATTGGTCctatcatcattattattgtttttttttaaaaattgtagaCTCTCAAAACTTGAATCAAAACTTTCATAATCTTCTTCAGAGGAAATACTTTTATTGTTATCTGAATTTTGTGAATTGCTacttattttgttttttgttattttttgtttgatCATTTTACACCtctttgaaaatattaagcTATTTATAAAGTCTTCTATTTTATGGCAATTGAGATTTAAGCAAATTAAAATGTGCATGAATGAATTTCCATTAAGGCTATTCTAATGTGTagagttaaaaaaaagtgataaatatttattattttatgtaaataaagttggtaatatatataaggtatgttattttttaatattttccttaTTGCTACTATATGTGCATTTTTCTTGTGTTACTTTTAAAAGCCTTGTCAATTTGGAGTCTCTATATGGGATATGGACATTATAGGAATTTTCGACCTCgcttttaaatttatcatttgaCTTTGttctatttatatttttggctattttatttttggtaCTTAGTGATATAATAACTCTATTTAAGACAGACAATGTGTTGTTAATGTTGATGAGTTCCTTTTTGTTGACCATTCTGTGGGGAGAGAAGATTGAAAAAGTATATACACATGTGTATGTATAGAGAGTTACACTTAATATCGggaatcatattttttgctttctcgttatattttattatgattatttagtattaaattttcaaagGCTAACTTTATATCGTTAAATTTTTCGGAGCCAGCTAAATCAATGAAATTAATCTGAGAGAAAAATTCTCTTTCCCTTTAGTATAGAGGATAGAAGGTGGAAAAATTTATCAAGTGTATATGTTTGTTTATGTAATTAAAACTGATTAAGTGCATATGTTTGTTTATGTAATTAAACATTGTTaagtgtattttttatgtttttattgtaCTTGGCTATCTTGTGTTGATATACAGTTAAAAGGCAATGTGACCTAGAGGAGaccaaatttttttttgttgcatatgtttttctatatttaaaacataagttgataatatttttaacctAAAAAGGATGTAAAGagtttgaaaataaattaatttttacagtaaaaattgttttgaaaattatttagattgaattaatatttttttagtacgtcttcaatatttttcactGGGAGGAGTGTAATGTTTTCTACGTAGGTCTGCATAGAAGAAAGAATTCGATCATCAATATTGTTTCTTTTGCTTATGGgcttattgttttttttataattttttgttttacatttccttttttgtCTTCTCTAATATTATTGTCATGAAACTTTGAATAGTAACTAATTGTTTCGTCGGTAGTTGTTGGTGATTGAGATAGTTGAAAAAGTTTTCCTAAGTATTCgtaattaaataaagttaaaattttatattataaataaagtatattatttttgattatttttttttgttttatcttACCGAGATCTCTTGTTTTTTCCAGATAAATTTCTACAACGGATATAGAAATTTCGATATTCTGAAAAAgagttgaaaaaataaaatatagaagagagaaaataattgaaacatatttaaaatgtagTGAAGAGGATTTTTATGGTAccttatttatgttttgtaattgaaaaaaatagtttaaaGAGTAGTAAATTAATCCATTATCGTCTGCATTATCTAAATCGGTTCTATCTCCATATAATGTATAGGTCTTGCCACTATTTGTATTTCCATATGCTAATATTGAGCTATTATATccatctttatttttatatgaccatagaaaaaaaaattgaaattgTAAAATGAAAGACATCGAAATGAAGTAATATAATTGAGGTGAGAGTGtgcaattattattatgcatatttttcaaacttTGATTAGAgatattttgttttgcatatatttaattactTATAAAGTTGTTTATGAGATTTTTTCCAattaattgaaaaatatcat containing:
- a CDS encoding kinesin-like protein, putative; this translates as MNENIKVFLRIKPNIENFSKLKDDDCAIYKVKNNQLLLFENKKSYNDINEIITKTFNFNHVFDVHNNQNDIFQLIGKNLINNFINGYNSSILAYGNTNSGKTYTLYGDRTDLDNADDNGLIYYSLNYFFQLQNINKNIEISISVVEIYLEKTRDLGKLFQLSQSPTTTDETISYYSKFHDNNIREDKKGNTYVENITLLPVKNIEDVKNIINLCFKYRKTYATKKNLVSSREREFFSQINFIDLAGSEKFNDIKMVNKKELININNTLSVLNRVIISLSTKNKIAKNINRTKSNDKFKSEVENSYNVHIPYRDSKLTRLLKNSLNGNSFMHILICLNLNCHKIEDFINSLIFSKRCKMIKQKITKNKISSNSQNSDNNKSISSEEDYESFDSSFESLQFLKKNNNNDDRTNEIITNPNNYIYHFKKKNIKFKIINHTSDIMINKLMELFTNIIRHKYNNLIKKKNDIINNLIKVVKAEENNKEQLKINHNYLLNLLKKKKTKLNKNTQYLNDLLYANQKESNTQNVPTIAQNNDNQNLKDLEKQNTIPLTLNNSNPASSIPYQSVQNYSSYVKIEENHFLPISKSLSIKGTDGIIQYANAATSPIHTSTTIATSPVHTTTATSPVHTTTATSPIHTSTTIATSPSPTTSYLYENMNQKKKQIELVYTDISKILQMETNKLNDKINTILKLNYLNVILFKNIQVLANILKNVYNNKYSLILKNGKKSLNITNYDYEKLKQTYDEIIIGVQLSNHIQDENSSLKNLNQNIVSIYQQINEKYNQNLISKEI